The Coffea arabica cultivar ET-39 chromosome 8e, Coffea Arabica ET-39 HiFi, whole genome shotgun sequence genome window below encodes:
- the LOC113703069 gene encoding tryptophan N-monooxygenase CYP79A68-like, protein MNYTSGLRVDSSLRFASMSWIPYFSGFMALVLLVFTMDKWIMICLKNNKPRFPLPLGPNSLPFFGCIFQMLRNRPTHRWIRKVMDDMNTEIACFRIFGVHVISVTSPELAREFFKKHDSIFSNRPFCMSAELSSEGYLTTILSPLGDQYKKMKRIIVSSVLSPAKHQRLHSKRTEEADHLVNYVYNQCKDDASGGVVDIRLATRHYFGNVIRKMIFNKRFFGKGMEDGGPGAEEVEHINALFKLLAHLYAFSLSDYMPWMKIFDFDGHRKVLTMAIACVRKHQDPEIEKRIKMWESGLKNEEEDLLDVLIRLKDNNGRPLLTTEEIRAQITELMFATVDNPSNAVEWALAEMLNQPEMLQKATEEIDAVVGKDRLVQESDLARLKYVKACAKEAFRLHPYAPFNVPHVSTQDTVVGGYFIPKGSHVILSRPGLGCNPRIWEDSLKFKPERHMNHMDDARIDLNDPEFNMFSFSTGRRGCPGVLLGSTLTVMLLARLLQCFNWKIPSGLSQIDLAEGKDAGFLAKPLFAVAEPRFPQFN, encoded by the exons ATGAATTACACATCCGGTCTTCGTGTTGATTCAAGCTTGAGATTTGCCTCAATGTCATGGATCCCATATTTCTCAGGATTCATGGCTCTGGTTTTGTTGGTCTTTACCATGGACAAATGGATAATGATTTGTCTAAAGAACAACAAACCTCGATTCCCTCTCCCTCTTGGCCCAAACTCCTTGCCTTTCTTTGGTTGCATTTTCCAAATGCTGAGAAACAGACCAACACATCGATGGATACGCAAAGTCATGGATGATATGAATACCGAAATCGCTTGTTTCCGTATTTTCGGTGTTCATGTCATTTCTGTCACTTCTCCTGAGCTCGCTCGCGAGTTCTTCAAGAAACATGACTCGATTTTCTCCAACAGACCTTTTTGCATGTCTGCAGAACTTAGTAGTGAAGGATACTTGACGACAATCCTTTCACCTTTGGGCGATCAatacaagaaaatgaagagaataATCGTTTCCAGTGTGCTCTCACCTGCTAAACACCAAAGGCTTCATAGCAAGCGAACAGAGGAAGCAGATCATTTGGTTAATTATGTTTACAATCAGTGCAAGGACGATGCCAGTGGTGGGGTAGTGGACATAAGATTGGCTACCCGACACTACTTCGGAAATGTGATTAGAAAGATGATTTTCAACAAGAGATTCTTCGGGAAAGGAATGGAAGATGGAGGACCAGGTGCTGAGGAAGTTGAACATATTAATGCACTCTTCAAACTGCTTGCTCACTTGTATGCATTCAGCTTATCCGATTACATGCCCTGGATGAAGATTTTTGATTTTGATGGCCACAGAAAGGTTCTTACTATGGCCATTGCATGTGTACGAAAGCACCAAGATCCTGAAATTGAGAAAAGGATTAAAATGTGGGAGAGTGGcctaaaaaatgaggaagaagacCTTCTTGATGTCCTAATCAGGCTCAAAGATAACAATGGCAGACCGCTATTAACAACTGAGGAGATCAGAGCACAAATTACT GAACTAATGTTTGCAACAGTCGATAATCCATCAAATGCTGTGGAATGGGCATTAGCAGAGATGCTAAATCAACCTGAAATGCTTCAAAAAGCCACAGAAGAGATAGACGCCGTGGTTGGAAAGGATAGACTTGTTCAAGAATCTGACCTTGCGAGGCTGAAATATGTGAAGGCCTGCGCAAAAGAGGCCTTTCGGCTCCATCCATATGCACCCTTTAATGTTCCTCATGTATCTACACAGGACACCGTTGTTGGTGGCTACTTCATCCCGAAAGGTAGCCATGTTATCTTGAGCCGTCCAGGACTTGGCTGTAATCCTCGAATTTGGGAGGATTCGCTAAAGTTCAAGCCTGAACGCCACATGAATCACATGGATGATGCTAGAATAGATCTTAACGATCCAGAATTCAACATGTTTTCCTTCAGCACCGGAAGACGTGGATGTCCGGGAGTCCTCCTGGGTTCCACACTCACTGTAATGTTGCTGGCCAGACTTCTTCAATGCTTTAACTGGAAGATTCCATCAGGTCTTTCACAAATTGATTTAGCAGAGGGCAAGGATGCTGGCTTCCTTGCCAAACCTCTCTTTGCAGTTGCTGAACCACGATTCCCACAGTTCAACTAG